The following coding sequences are from one Lycium ferocissimum isolate CSIRO_LF1 chromosome 3, AGI_CSIRO_Lferr_CH_V1, whole genome shotgun sequence window:
- the LOC132050259 gene encoding uncharacterized protein LOC132050259 has product MCETTRGQSGHDLLMPFRVMFPKDKKCSDRFTASLKAISLFLFLSSISFVLYSSFLRHHDLWFRCPECPDPTIRPRDDNPTHQYNSNSTTNISHIVFGIGGSARTWKDRKHYSQLWWKPNITRGFVWLDEEPEPNTTWSDASPPYRISSDWKKFKFTSSQSAVRISRVVVDSFRVGLPNARWFVMGDDDTVFFTENLVTVLGKYDHRQMYYIGGSSESVEQNVMHAYDMAFGGGGFAISYPLAAELVRIMDGCLNRYFNFYGSDQRVWACVGELGVSLTRESGFHQIDIREDPFGLLAAHPMAPLVSLHHLDDVQPLFPSQSQLESLRTLTTAYKVDPARTMQQCFCYYHNYKWSISVSWAYAVQIYPWLLSAKDLETPLQTFRTWRSWSNGPFTFNTRPMGSEPCEQPVIFYLDSIKEDEKGKTVTTYKKSPVKQEKKCNQLNYARAFAIDKIVVSSLKMDPHMWEKVPRRQCCEASKGFWSNTMTVKIRNCKHRETITM; this is encoded by the exons atgtgtgagaCGACGAGAGGACAATCGGGTCACGACCTACTTATGCCGTTCCGTGTTATGTTCCCGAAGGATAAGAAATGTAGTGATCGCTTTACTGCATCCTTAAAGGCTATTTCCCTCTTCCTTTTCCTCTCTTCCATATCCTTTGTTCTTTACTCTTCCTTTCTTAGACATCATGACTTATGGTTCCGGTGCCCCGAATGCCCCGACCCGACTATCAGGCCTCGCGATGATAACCCGACCCATCAATACAATTCCAACTCCACTACAAACATCTCCCATATTGTGTTCGGAATAGGCGGGTCAGCCCGAACCTGGAAGGATCGGAAACACTATTCTCAGCTCTGGTGGAAACCCAACATCACTCGGGGGTTCGTTTGGCTCGACGAAGAACCCGAACCGAATACAACATGGTCAGATGCTTCCCCGCCTTACCGAATTTCATCGGACTGGAAGAAATTCAAGTTCACGAGCTCACAGTCAGCAGTCCGAATATCCAGGGTGGTTGTGGACTCATTCCGGGTCGGGTTACCAAACGCCAGGTGGTTCGTGATGGGAGATGATGATACTGTTTTCTTCACAGAGAATTTAGTCACAGTGCTGGGAAAGTACGACCACAG GCAGATGTACTACATCGGTGGGAGCTCGGAGAGTGTGGAGCAGAATGTGATGCATGCATATGACATGGCGTTTGGTGGCGGTGGGTTTGCCATTAGCTACCCGCTAGCGGCGGAGCTGGTGAGGATAATGGATGGATGCCTCAACCGGTATTTCAATTTTTACGGGTCGGATCAGCGGGTCTGGGCATGTGTGGGTGAGCTAGGTGTCTCCCTTACAAGAGAAAGTGGCTTCCACCAG ATTGACATTAGAGAAGATCCTTTTGGTCTATTGGCTGCTCATCCAATGGCACCGCTAGTATCTCTCCACCACCTTGATGACGTACAGCCGTTATTTCCAAGCCAGAGCCAGCTAGAATCCTTAAGAACACTAACCACAGCATACAAGGTTGATCCTGCCAGAACAATGCAGCAGTGCTTCTGTTATTACCACAACTATAAATGGTCCATATCTGTCTCCTGGGCCTATGCAGTGCAGATATATCCTTGGCTTTTGTCAGCCAAAGATTTGGAAACACCCTTGCAGACATTCCGAACATGGCGGAGTTGGAGCAATGGACCTTTTACGTTCAATACCAGGCCTATGGGTTCTGAACCTTGTGAACAGCCAGTGATATTTTATCTAGACTCAATTAAAGAGGACGAAAAGGGCAAGACTGTAACTACTTACAAGAAGTCTCCGGTAAAACAAGAGAAGAAGTGTAATCAGTTAAACTACGCCCGTGCATTTGCCATTGACAAGATTGTAGTCTCCTCACTGAAAATGGATCCTCACATGTGGGAAAAG GTACCTCGAAGACAATGCTGTGAGGCAAGTAAAGGTTTTTGGAGTAACACAATGACGGTAAAGATAAGAAACTGTAAGCACCGAGAGACTATAACAATGTGA